The genomic window GTTATGGTTTACAAATTAAACCAACCATTTATCCTTTCTGAAACTGTTGGTCAGTATGACGTTACCGTAAACGTATTCGGTGGTGGAAATACAGGTCAGGCAGAAGCTATCAGATTAGGGATTTCAAGAGCTTTATGCGAGATCAACGCTGAGTTCAGATTAGCATTGAAGCCTGCTGGTTTACTTACAAGAGACGCAAGAATGGTGGAAAGAAAGAAGCCAGGTCAGAAGAAAGCAAGAAAGAGATTCCAATTCTCAAAACGTTAAGATTTGCTGTTGGCGAATGGCTTATGGCTATTGGCTACAGAAATGTACTACATTTTATTTAAACTTAATCTCGGCGAAAAGCCCGCTGCTGTCAGCAAAAAGCCAGACGCCCATTGCCCGTTACGTTTAGCATCCAAACGCTTCTCCCATCTAAAGAAGTTGTTGATTGTTTAAAAAACGGAAAGTAAACTAACAAAAACAGAAAACATGGCAAAAGCAAATGTAAAAGACCTTTTAGAGGCTGGTGTACACTTCGGTCACATGACCAGAAAGTGGAACCCAAATATGGCTCCATACATTTTTATGGAGAAAAACGGTATTCACATTGTAGACTTACATAAAACAGCTGTTAAATTGGATGAAGCGTGCAGCGCTTTAGAAAAATTAACTTCTGCAGGTAAAAAAGTTCTTTTCGTAGCTACTAAAAAGCAGGCGAAAGAAGTAGTGGCAAAACACGCTTCTGAACTGAATATGCCTTATATTACAGAAAGATGGCCTGGTGGTATGTTAACAAACTTTGTTACTATCAGAAAGGCTGTTAAAAAAATGAACTCCATCGACAAAATGAAAAAAGATGGGACGTTCGAAACATTATCTAAAAAAGAAAGATTACAGGTAGACAGACAAAGAGCTAACCTTGAGAAAAACTTAGGTTCTATCTCAGACATGGTTCGTCTTCCTTCTGCAATCTTCGTTGTAGATATCATGAGAGAACACATCGCCGTAACTGAAGCTAAGAAATTAGGTATTCCAGTTTTCGGTATTGTGGATACAAACTCTGACCCAAGAAAAGTAGACTTCGTTATCCCAGGAAACGATGATGCTTCAAAATCTATCGATATGATCTTAAACATCGTTTCAGATTCTATCAAAGAAGGTCAGTCTCAGAGAAAAGCTGATAAAGAAAAATCTAAAGAAGAAGGAGAAGTAGTATCTGCTGATAAAGATGCTGATTTCGATGCTGAATAATTAAAGATTTTCTTTAAAAAATAAAAAGCCGCTGAATCTTAGATTCAGCGGCTTTTTATTTTGATGTATGAAGAAATTACTGATGCTGAAGTCAAATATCAATTTGAAACCGCTGTACGGTGCGGTCCTGATACGAATTTTGTTTTCTGATAGACTGCATTACAAACCATACCGGAAAGATTATAATTCTGGTTTTTAGGGACCATCACCGCTCCGATTTTACCGGCTGCGATCGGAACTTTCTTAAAATAGTTGTTTCCGCTGATGGTTAGCACCATATTGCATCGGGATTTGTTCTCTACCGTTACGGAGGTCTTATCCTGATCGGCAGATCCGTTTAGAATATCCGTTAAGACCGCAGCGGTTTCCGATTTGTAAGTTTTGCTTAATGTCTGGTATTCTATTTCCGTCTGATTGGCCGGTGTTGTCCGTGTACCGGTATTGGAAATAGCAGGAGCAGATCTCCTTACAGGGGTAGAGACGGTTTTATGATGGGTAGCTTCACAGCTGTTAAGCGCTACCACAGCAAAGAGGATGAGAAATGCCTTGACGTCTTTGGTATTCATATTTCTGATGGTAAATTTAACCTTTGTTTTTAGAGGAAAACAATTTATTTAATGGTCCTGACCGGATTATTGATCGTTAAGAACATACTCTTATTCAAATCCTTTTTGGAAGAGTACAGGATATCACAGACATTACTTGCCAACGTATAATTTCCTTTATTAACAACAATAAAATTCTCGCTTTTTGCAGGCACTGCCATATTATAAAAATCTTTTCCGCTAATTCTTACAACGAGATTACAATCGGAATTATTTCGGAACAGAAGAATTACTTCTTTGCTCGTGATATCTTCATTAAACATAGCGTTCAGAAGTTTCACCGTTTTGTCCTGATGTTCTTTTGAGGTTGAAGCAAGAAGACGCTTATATTCCTCTGCTTCAGAAGAGTTGGAGCCGTTCATGATATGACTGGGAATTTCCGAGATAACAGGCCTTGCTTCCATAGGATGTGCGTTCTTTCCTTCTTTAGTCCATTCGGTATTTTTTAAGGCTATCAGTTTCGGCTTCAGAACACTTTTTCTCGGATCATCAGGATGGCAGGTTTTCAGGAAATATTCTATCTCCGGAATACTTTTGCTTTCTAGAATATTCTGAAAAGCACTTTCGGAAGAATTTACCTTACAGGAAGTGAGGAGAGAGCATAAAGAGATAATCAGAGTAATTTTTTTCATGGTAAGTTTTATGTTTATATATGACGATAAAAGGTTGTAAATGTTACAGCCTTAAATGCATTTTAGTCAGATTAAAATAAAATTACTCGGAAATTACCGTTGATGTTGAAATGTTTGTGTGCTTCGAAATAATGGTGTTTTTCATCATAAGTTTTTTTGTCTTTAGTTGATTTTAAATTTAATATACGTAATCGTTTTTCCTTTTGCTGAAAAGAGTTCTTCGTAATAAGTTCGGATGTCTTTCAGGTGAGGGGTATCCGGATTGTATTCTACCGCTCCGTAAATATCGTGATGAGCCGTTAGGATTTCATAGCCTGCTCCCTGCAGATAGCCTAAGGTATAGCCGTGAAGGAATTCCGAATCGGTTTTCAGGTGAATAATTCCGCCAGGCTTAAGGAACTTTTTGTAACGGTTTAAAAAGTCAGGGTGGGTGAGCCTGTGCTTGGTACGTTTGTATTTGATCTGCGGATCTGGGAAAGTAATCCAGATTTCATCCACTTCGTTTTCCCCAAAGAAATAATCAACAAGCTCGATCTGGGTTCTCAGAAAGGCTACGTTATGCATTCCGTTTTCCACGGCTTCTTTTGCCCCGAACCAGAATCTCGCGCCTTTAATATCTATGCCTATAAAGTTCTTATCGGTGAATGTCTTGGCAAGACCTACGGTATATTCTCCTTTTCCGCAGCCCAGCTCCAGAACAATCGGATTTTCATTTTTGAAAAAATCCGTTCTCCACCTGCCTTTAAGATCAAAGCCATTTAAGGCTTCTTCTCTGGTCGGCTGGATAACGTTTGGTAATGTTTTGTTTTCTGCGAATCTTGCTAATTTATTTTTACCCATGAGAAATTTATAAAATCCCGCAAAAATAGCGAATTTTACACAAATGCCTCTTTTTTAGAGGTAAAAATAATGCTGACGGACCTTATTTCTTCAGAGAACTTCCCAAAGCAACCATCAGAGGTTTCTGAATTGTTTTTTGAGACGCATACTGTGCACCGCAGACAATACTTGTAAAGAGATAATCTCCTTTTTCTACAACAATTGAGTTGTCGCCATGGGAAGGAACAGGAAGCCTGTATTTGGTCGTGCCGATTCCTTCGATCCTTACAATGATATTACAGTCGGATTTATTTTCGATCATGACGATGCACTCCTTAGCGTTCGGATCATTATCGAAAAGGGAATTTAAGATTTTTACGGTTTTATTTTTGTGCTCTGCCGGATTTTCAGACATCAGCATGTTAAATTCTGCCGCTTCGGTATCCGGAATAGCTGAAACGGTTGCTGTTGCCACGACCGCAGGCGCAACATATACATTTTTCGGGTTGCTGGGGGTGTAGACGATTGCGGCCTGACCGACCTGCAACTCTTTCTGGTATTTGGCGATTTGCTTCTGCTTGATGATGGCATTCATCTCATCAAAAGAAATCTTTGTGGAAGGACGTCTTTTCAGCATGGCCAGCCAGTCCTGCATCTGCCTTACTTTCAGATCTCCGGGTTTCGCATTTTTGATGTATTCTTTCATCATCTCCATTACGCGGGGCTTCAGTACGGATCTCCTGGGGTCGTCCGGGTGGGCATCGCGTAAAAAGGCATTGATCTCATAGATGCTTTTGCTCCGTAAGATATTGCTGTAATCTTTTCCTTTCGACTGTGCTGAAAGATTCAGGAAAAGCATGGCACTGAAAAATATAAGTAATTTTTTCATTTACTGATATTTAAGGATTAAAAAAGGAATAAACGCTCTTGCTCTCTTTTAATTGACTTCTTCAGGTTATTGATGGATAAATTGCAACGGCAATTGCACCAGCTGATGCTTACGCACAAATTTTTGCTAAAAATAAACATTATTTGAATAAAACAAAAAATGTATACTGCGATTTTGCAATATACATTTTTAATTTTTATAATTGATAGTTATATTATTTTACAACATCCTGAAGGTGAGAGTTTTTCAGCCTTCGCTGGTAAATCGGCAGGTATTTTTCGATGGGAATTTTTATTGCTTCAAAGTTCCCCGCCATTACATAAGGCTCAACATTTTCCGAAGTGTATACAAACTGAAGGAAATTGTCGATCAGATTTTCAGGAATTTTAAATCTTGTGAAATAGTCTTTTCCTAAATAGTTTTTAATCTGGGTAATAGAATTGTTCATTCTTTCGTATGCTACGTAGCGCTGCTTTTTCTTTCGTTCCCCGGAAAGAATATCATAAATACTCTCGAGGCTGAATGTAAGTCCGCCATCCCTAAGCCCGGCTACCGGCAGTTGCGGTGGTGTCCCGTCGCCTTTCGGTTCCGGCAGACCAATTACTTTTTTGATGGCCAGTGCCTTATCCTCTTTACGGATTGAGTTGATATCGTATCTCAAATTCCCTGTAGGTCTGAAACGGTTGATTACCACTTCCTGGATATCGTGGTAAGCAATTTTAAGCTCTACTAGATTTTGCTGATCCATCATCTGCTGTGTCAGTTTAATATCTTTCCGTTCTGTCACGATAGAGGTAAAACGGATGACGTCTCCTGGATTCGCCTGGATGGAAAAATCACCGTTATAATCACTTAGAACTGTTTTCAGCGTATTAAGATTCGTAACGTAGATCTGATTGAGATACAATACGGAATTATCCCTCAGGAATACTTCGCCGGAATAAGATTGTGCGTTAATTTTTGCCAGAAAAACCAACAGCAATAGGGTAAATAGCTTCTTCATAGAATATGGCAAAATTACACAGAAATTGTACCAACTTATACCTGTCTTAGCGATGAAAACAGGTTAAAGTTATATTAAACTTTAATCTAAAACTGTTAAGGAATGTTATAAGGTTTTATTTATTTAAAAATATTATGATCAGCTGCCGGATTTCTTATTTAAATTAATAATTTTTTACCAGCAGCCAGCTTGTATATTTCACGGTCGTTGAGCCTCCGAATTCCGTCCAGCTGATAAAATACCAGTAAGTTGCCGTATTGACAGGGCGTCCTGTTATTCTCCCGTCCCAGATAAACTTATTGCTAGAGGAACCCCTAAAAACTTCGGCACCATACCGGTCGAAAATCCTGAATATGACGTTTTCGTTATTCATTAAAGCGGAATAATCGATCACATCGTTATAGCCATCCAGATTCGGCGTAATCGTATTAATAAGATTAATGATTACGAAAGTTCTTGTTGCCTCTTCGCATCTATTGGAATCACGTACGTGAACGACATGATTTCCTCGCGGTACGTTATTGAATACGTTGGAGCTTTGCCAGCTTGTACCGTCCAGAGAATACTCATAAGGTGGGGTACCGCCGCTTACTCCGATGGTTACTGTGTTGCCGTTAATCTCAATCGTGGTAATCACTGGAAGCGTAGATTCGGTAACATCTACCGTCTGCCGGTAAGTACATCCATCAAAAGTAAGATCTACATAATAGGCTCCTGAAGAAACGTTGGAAATAGACTGGGTCGTGGCACCTGTACTCCAATGGTAGCTGTCAAATCCAGGTCCAGCATCAAGAGTCGTCAGTGTACTAGGGCAGATAATTTTATTAACCAGCACCGTCGAATGTTTTGGAATTTTAACCGTTACGGTAATTGATGCAACATTTGGGCATACACCGGACTTTTGGAATCTTATGTAGATCGTCGTTGAGCCGGTTAAATTCATAGGATTCGACAGTACGGCTGTATTATTCTGTGCGTCCAGCAGAGTAGGATGAAAGGTTGCCGTTACCAGCGGATCTGTTGTAAACTGATTGATAAAAGACTGCAGGTCGATCGATTTGGTGCCGTCCAGATCATCATCGCACATCGTAACGGTATGCGTTGTTTTCAGCAAAGGAATTTTAGCACCGATGGTAAACGTTAGCGGCTTTATGACCGGTGGACATCCGTCCGGAGATTCCACTCTGATATAAATCGTCGTCGTGGTAGTATATGACCAGTTGTTGGGAAGGGTATTGGTACCTCCCGAAGTGGCTGAAGTAAGGTCCCCATAATATTTTACAATGGTAAAATAAGAAGGATTGCTCAAAACAATAGGGGTGATGTCGGAAAGCGTAACATTCACCACGCCATCTAAGTTGTCATCACAAAAGATTCCTGTATAATTACTAAGTACATTCGCAAAAGGATATAGGTTTAGCGTAATCTGTGCAATAGCTTTACATCCTATATTATTTTTTACGACTGCATACACAATGGTTCCGTTAGAAGCAGTATATGCTGTAGGATTGGCAATCGCTGTTCCGGTAGTTTCGTTCTGTGCATTGAGCAGGGTGGTGTAATAGGTCGTTGTAACCGGAGAATTGGTGGTCACGTTTGCGGTAGTTAAATTAAATATCCCCTGCCCGGATCCGTTGTCACAGGCTTTGAGCGTCGTATTATTTACTGTCAGAACCTGAATGTCCATGGTTACTGTTACCGTTTCGCAATCGGGAAAATCAGGATTGTTTCCGCAGAAGGTATAACTGAAGGTATCGGTTCCTGTAGTTCCCGGATTGGTTACTGTATAAGTGATTACGCCGGTCGCCGGATTGATTGCAGCAGTACCTAATGTAGGAGCTGTAAGAATGGCTACTGTCGAAGGTACTGGCGTCTGGCTCGAATTCGTAAAAGCCGGTGTAATGGTTTTTGTTGTACATACGCCATAAGTCGCATTGGTAAGACGGGTACAATTTAATACTTTAAACTGTTCGGTGATTAAAGGAGCACAGCTTCCCATAGTAACGGAACATGTGTAATAGCCGGGCTGCGTCGGAGTAATTGACGAACCGGTAGCGCCCGGAATCAGTACACCGCCGACATACCATTGGTAAGTATCATAAATGATTGGGTCAACCGTAAGCACAATTCCGGGGATACAATTGCCTCCTGATCTCAGGATCACCGGTTGTGTTGGAAATCCTGCGAAAAAACCACCGTAACCCACGGCGTCACTTCCTGCATTGATTCCTGCCGTAATCGCTTTTGAGGAATTAACGGTGATGGTTCCGGTAATATTGGGAATACCATAGGTCACCCAGTTGTTGGTTCCTGTCATATCGAAAGGACCTGTGGTAGCCGGCGGAACAGTTCCGTTTACGGTAACAACGGCCCCTCTTTCGGTAATGAGATTCAGTTTGGTAGGAATGTTTAAAATTCCGCTCGGGTTGCCGTTGGAATAGACAAAATTCTCGTCGATAAAACCAAGCTCATTAATCTGTTTCGGAAGATAACAGTTGAGCGCGGGAATAAAATTAAAACCTCCCGTAGCTGCTTCAGCTCCGGCAGTGTTTGCCCCGGCAAGCACCTGGTAGATATAAGCATTTTTAGATGTTCTGATATATAGATTGTAATGCCCGTTCCCCTGAAGCTGGTATTTGGTATCCGGAATCATGAAATATTGCCCGATATTTAAAGTGGCAATAGGAGTGGTTTCATTGTTTACCCGAACTTCCGTATTGTTTTCAGTGGCTATTACAAGAGCGCCTTCCATATTGGCCCCTATACTTCCGTTGCCCTTTACCAAAGCAAATTCATTTCCCAGTCTTTCCACGGGAACGGCCTGGTCCATCAAAATATCAGAGCTTGAAGGAAAGTTTCCGGCATATTGCCCGTTAAAGTTTCCGTTGGTAACATTTATATTTTTATTGGCTACAATTTTAGCTCCGATAAAGCCGTCGAAATTTCCCGTATTGGTTCCGATCCCATCGATGATATAAGACTGCCCTTTATTTAAAGTGAAAGTCATCGTCGGAGTAGTAGTTCCGGTAGTTCCGTTTGAAAATTGTACGGTAGGTTTGTATCCTGATATCGTAACTGTGGTATTGTCGTCCGTAGCGAGTACACTCGTCATGAAATTCAGGATCGAGTTGTTCACGGTAATCGGCGCATTGGCTGCGTAGAAGAGTTTTCCGGTAGAAGGAATTCCTTTTGAGGTAATAATTTCCGCATGATTGAAAACCGAAAACCGAAGGTTGGCATAAAAAGGGAATTCGGCTTTTACGTAAATTCCTTTTGTTGTTGGTGTGAAAAGGTCCGTCTGTTGCGTCGTAATAATGTAATCCCTTAAAATATCTACTTTCTGAGGATTTCCTTTACTGATTGTAACCGTTGCGATGATTGTGTTATTGTTATAGATGTTCACCGGAAACGGTGTTGTACGGTTGGTGGAAAGGTATAATTTCTGATAGGGATTGGAATTTCCCGTCCTGTCTACCATCGGGGCGAACCAATGTTCCCTATCCAGCTGAGCAAATGTAAAGGTGAAAAAATAAAATACAAATAGAAAGGATAGAATTTTCTTCATTTAGGTAGCCTTTAACACAAATTTAATAATAAAAAGCATTATCCTGTTAAAAAATTAACAAAAAACCATGATTTCAAAATCATGGTTTTCAGTATTTTACTATAAGGTTATAATCGACATTTTCATAGAAAGCGGTTGGAGTATTCAATCCGAAGCTAGGGCTCGCTGTAATCCACTTCATGTACTTTGTTATCATTAAATCTAAAAAGATAAAAAAGCACAGTTTCAGAACTGTGCTTTTAGTAATTGGTTTCAATTTTAATTTAATCTCTGTTCTTAACAACAATCCATCCCGAATACTTTATCGGTGTTTGTTTGCTGTTCGGCTCGTTCCAGCTCAGATCGAACCAGTAGTTTCCGGTAGGTACTTTTTTACCTCCAATGGCGCCGTCCCACTTATATCCGTTGGTTTTATTTCCCTGGTGCATTTTTGCTCCATACCGGTCATAAATATTAAAGACAAAATTCGGTTTATAAGCCAGTGCGGAGTAATCCAGTACGTCATTAACGCCGTCTCCGTTTGGTGTGATGATGTTGATGAGGTTCGGTACCGTAACTTCTACATCAATAGGATCACAGTCATAAGCATCTTTCAGATAAAATGTATGGTTTCCTCTGGCAACATTGGTAAATACATTAGAATCCTGCCAGTTGATGTTATCGATCGAATATTTGTAAGGAGCGGTTCCTCCTGCTGCATTTATTGTAACAGTATTGTTTGAAATGTCGATGTTTGAAATAACCGGCTGTTCTGAAGCATATACTTTTACAGTCTGTCTGGCTGTACATTCTCCTGTTTTCAAATCTACCCAGTAAGTTCCTACGGTTACATTATTGATGCTCTGGGTTGTTGCCCCGGTATTCCATTTATAGGCAGTAAATCCTGGGCCCGCATCTAAAGTCGTCGTATCTTCCATACAGATAATCTTATCTTCAAGAAGGCTTGAATATACCGGAGGAAGAACTACCAAAGTAATTTTCGCTACTCTGAAACATCCGTTCGCATTGGTTACCCTTACGAAAACAACCCCATTGGGAGCGATATAATTTGTAGGATTTTGAATCTGATTTGTTCCGTTTTGCGCATCCGTAAGCGACGGATAATATTTTTTGGTAATACCCGGTGTACTTGTTACGATAGCAGTTGTTAAATCAAATAACGCCTTTGCCGGAGTTGCTGTTATAAAGCATGATCTTAAAGTCGCCTCATTTACATCAGGACTTGCGGACACTGTAAACGTTAGGGTTACCTGTTCACAATCTGTAAATTCCGGGTCGTTTCCGCAGAATTTGTAAACGATGGTATCTGTTCCTGCGAATCCGAAAGTCGGGGTATAGATAATAACTCCGTTAGGATCGATAACTACAGTACCGTTCGTCGGAGGTGTTACAATCGTTACGGTACTCGGAACGTACGTCTGGGTAGAATTGGTAAACGATGGAATTACGCTCTGGAATCCTTCGCATACGGTTAATGCTTTTGTCGTTTGGTTAAGACAGGTATATACTTTAAATACCGGAGTAACTACCGGAGCACAGGTTCCTACGACAACGCGCACTGTATAATTTCCTGCCAGCGTCGGCGTAAATGTGTTTGAAGTTGCTCCCGGAATAGCGGTATTATTTCTGAACCACTGATAAGAATCAAACCCGTCATCCACCTCAAGGATCAGACCCGGAATACAATCTCCGGTCTGTTTGGCAATAACCGGGATCGAGGAGAAGCCTGCAAAATAACCACCGTATCCTACAACACCACTACCTCCGGAAATACCGGCTGTAACGGCTTTTGTTGAAGTAATCGTCATATTTCCCGTAACATTCGGTACAGAGTAGGAAACCCAGTTGTTGGTTCCCGTTACGTTATAGGGTCCCTGAGCGGCGGTAGGAGTAGCTCCATTTACTGTAACGGCAGCCCCCTTTTCGGTAAGAATATTTAATTTTACGTTATTCGTCGTAGGCGGAAGAATGTTAATCATTCCGATTTCATCAATTTTTCTCGGTAAATAACAGTTCAATGGCGGAATATAATTAAATCCGATCGTTGCATTGCTGTTGGCAACCCCTGCCAGTAGCTGATAAACATATACATTCTTTGTAGTCTTAATGTACATATTATAATGATTATTCCCCTGATTAATGTAATTGGTATTGTTTACTTCATTTACCCTGTAGCTCTGTCCTTCATTAAGAACAGCTGCCGGGGTGGTCCCTGCATTGATATATACTTCAGTATTGTCTTCTGTTGCTACGATCAGGGCATCTTCCATTCTTTTGCTAATGTCGCCGTTTCCTTTTACCACTACAAATTCATTTCCAAGCCTGTCGGTAGGCACGGACTGGTCCATGACAGTATCCGATCCGTCATAGAAAGAACCTGTTGCAATGGCGAACTGTCCGTTGAAATTTCCGTTGGTAACCGAAACCGGTTTGTTGGCAACTATTTTGGCACCAAGGAATGCTTTTTTATTGGCTGCGGTATTTCCTACCCCTTCTATTATGTATGACTGTCCTTTATTTAAAGTAAAAGTTAATGTCGGATTTGTAACCCCTGTCCAACCATTGGTAAATACGGTATTAGGAGAATATCCGGAAACCGTAACGGTTGTATTGTCTTCCGTTGCCATGATTCCCGCCATGAAATTAAGAAGCGTGGAGGATGCAGATCCTGTTGTAATATTTTCTATCGGAGATACCACAGCATAAAATTTCGTCCCGATTCCTGCTTTTCCTTTTGAAGTAAGGATTTCTCCATGGCTCGTTACAGAAAAACGCAGTGTGGCATAATAAGGACGTGTACCTTTGGTATATAATCCTTTACTGATTGGTGTAAACAAATCCGACTCCGCGGAAGTAATGATGGCTGCCAAAGGAACCGTGAATGTCTGTGGGCTTCCTTTGCTGATCGTTACAGTACCAATCAAAACATTGTTGCTGAATATCTGTACAGGAAACGGTGTTGTTGAATCCGTAGAGAAATATAAAGCTTGTTGCGGGCTGGAGAGAACAGAGCTTCTGGCTGCCATTGGAGCAAACCAGTGATCTGTATCCCTTTGCGCAAAAATTGTATTAATTCCGAAGAGAATCAACACAAGCGATAATAAAATTTTATTCATAAATATGGAATATGGATTTTTGCAAAAATAGTAGAAAATTGTATTAAGTATTCAATTAATTGCTGAAAATTACAATCTTGTTTACAAAAAAACCACGATTTTAAATCGTGGTTTTAAGAATTCTCCTGCAAAAGATCTTTAGTTTATATTTTTTACCATGATCCAGCCGGTGTATTTTATTGGGGTCTTTTCTTTGTTCGGTTCATTCCAGTTGATGTGGTACCAGTAGGTTCCGGTGGAAATTTTCTTATCAAAATGTCTTCCGTCCCATTTGTAATTATTGAATTTATTCCCTGTGAAAATCTTATTTCCGTATCGATCGTAGATTACAAAGCTAAGGTTTTCTTTATATGCCAATTCGCTGTAATCGATATAATCATTTTTATTATCACCGTTTGGCGTAATAGCATTTACTAAATTCGGTACGGTAACTTCCACGGAAATCGGTGTACAGTTATAAAAATCTTTTACATAGAATATATGCTGCCCCCTGGAAAGCCCGGTGAATACGTTGGAATCCTGCCAGTTTGTAGGGGAATCCACTGCGTATTGGTAAGGAGATTTACCACCTTTTACATGAACAGTTGCCGTATTATTGGAAATTTCAATCTCTGAAATCACTGGCTCTTCTGCTTTTTTAACACTTACAAGCTGCTTAACAGAACATCCGTCGGCTTTTAGAATTACCCAGTAATTTCCTACAGCTACTCCGGTTATTACCTGTGTAGTAGCACCGGTACTCCAAAGGTAGGATTGGTAGCCAGATCCTGCATCAAGACTTGTTCTAGCATCGATACAAATGGTTTTGTCTGCAAGAACAGTAGATCTCTTCGGAGGAATTACAACGAGGTTTACTTTCGCAATTGCGTAACATCCGTTTGAATTATATACTCTAACATATACGGTTCCGTTTCCTGAAATATAAGCTGACGATAGAGTATTTAAGATTTCATTGGTCGCATTGCTGGCATCAACAAAAGTAGGATAATACTTTTTAGTGATAGGCGTTTCTGCTGAAACATTTGCCGTCGAAAGATTGAACGCAGCTTTTGTTTCGTCTGTCTCAAGGAAACATTCCCTGATTGTTGCTTCCGTTACTACAGGCGTAGGAAGGAAATCCAAAGTGATCTTCGCCGTTCCGGTACAGCCTTCATTAGTCGTTACTTTTACATAAACAAAGCCGGCTCCTGAAAGATAATTTGTAATATTTGTTGTGATTTCATTGGTTCCTGCATTTAGTGCAGTCAGTGTCGGATAGAATTTCTTAACTACAGGGCTATATGTCGTTACATTAGCGGCTGTCAGGTCAAAGAATCCTTTGCCGTTATACTGACATGCTTTAATCGTTGTATCCGTTAAAATAAATGGTACAACGGTTAGATTTAGGGTGACTTGTTCACAGTCAACGAATTCCGGTGCATTTCCACAGAATTTATATACAATAGTATCGGGTCCTAAATATCCTGGGTTTGGAATATAAGTGATCTGGCCTGATCCATTGATGGTTGCCGTTCCGTGGGTAGGCTGCGTAATAATAGTTACGGTGCTGGCTACCGGCGT from Chryseobacterium sp. SORGH_AS_0447 includes these protein-coding regions:
- a CDS encoding T9SS type B sorting domain-containing protein — translated: MKKILSFLFVFYFFTFTFAQLDREHWFAPMVDRTGNSNPYQKLYLSTNRTTPFPVNIYNNNTIIATVTISKGNPQKVDILRDYIITTQQTDLFTPTTKGIYVKAEFPFYANLRFSVFNHAEIITSKGIPSTGKLFYAANAPITVNNSILNFMTSVLATDDNTTVTISGYKPTVQFSNGTTGTTTPTMTFTLNKGQSYIIDGIGTNTGNFDGFIGAKIVANKNINVTNGNFNGQYAGNFPSSSDILMDQAVPVERLGNEFALVKGNGSIGANMEGALVIATENNTEVRVNNETTPIATLNIGQYFMIPDTKYQLQGNGHYNLYIRTSKNAYIYQVLAGANTAGAEAATGGFNFIPALNCYLPKQINELGFIDENFVYSNGNPSGILNIPTKLNLITERGAVVTVNGTVPPATTGPFDMTGTNNWVTYGIPNITGTITVNSSKAITAGINAGSDAVGYGGFFAGFPTQPVILRSGGNCIPGIVLTVDPIIYDTYQWYVGGVLIPGATGSSITPTQPGYYTCSVTMGSCAPLITEQFKVLNCTRLTNATYGVCTTKTITPAFTNSSQTPVPSTVAILTAPTLGTAAINPATGVITYTVTNPGTTGTDTFSYTFCGNNPDFPDCETVTVTMDIQVLTVNNTTLKACDNGSGQGIFNLTTANVTTNSPVTTTYYTTLLNAQNETTGTAIANPTAYTASNGTIVYAVVKNNIGCKAIAQITLNLYPFANVLSNYTGIFCDDNLDGVVNVTLSDITPIVLSNPSYFTIVKYYGDLTSATSGGTNTLPNNWSYTTTTTIYIRVESPDGCPPVIKPLTFTIGAKIPLLKTTHTVTMCDDDLDGTKSIDLQSFINQFTTDPLVTATFHPTLLDAQNNTAVLSNPMNLTGSTTIYIRFQKSGVCPNVASITVTVKIPKHSTVLVNKIICPSTLTTLDAGPGFDSYHWSTGATTQSISNVSSGAYYVDLTFDGCTYRQTVDVTESTLPVITTIEINGNTVTIGVSGGTPPYEYSLDGTSWQSSNVFNNVPRGNHVVHVRDSNRCEEATRTFVIINLINTITPNLDGYNDVIDYSALMNNENVIFRIFDRYGAEVFRGSSSNKFIWDGRITGRPVNTATYWYFISWTEFGGSTTVKYTSWLLVKNY
- a CDS encoding T9SS type B sorting domain-containing protein encodes the protein MNKILLSLVLILFGINTIFAQRDTDHWFAPMAARSSVLSSPQQALYFSTDSTTPFPVQIFSNNVLIGTVTISKGSPQTFTVPLAAIITSAESDLFTPISKGLYTKGTRPYYATLRFSVTSHGEILTSKGKAGIGTKFYAVVSPIENITTGSASSTLLNFMAGIMATEDNTTVTVSGYSPNTVFTNGWTGVTNPTLTFTLNKGQSYIIEGVGNTAANKKAFLGAKIVANKPVSVTNGNFNGQFAIATGSFYDGSDTVMDQSVPTDRLGNEFVVVKGNGDISKRMEDALIVATEDNTEVYINAGTTPAAVLNEGQSYRVNEVNNTNYINQGNNHYNMYIKTTKNVYVYQLLAGVANSNATIGFNYIPPLNCYLPRKIDEIGMINILPPTTNNVKLNILTEKGAAVTVNGATPTAAQGPYNVTGTNNWVSYSVPNVTGNMTITSTKAVTAGISGGSGVVGYGGYFAGFSSIPVIAKQTGDCIPGLILEVDDGFDSYQWFRNNTAIPGATSNTFTPTLAGNYTVRVVVGTCAPVVTPVFKVYTCLNQTTKALTVCEGFQSVIPSFTNSTQTYVPSTVTIVTPPTNGTVVIDPNGVIIYTPTFGFAGTDTIVYKFCGNDPEFTDCEQVTLTFTVSASPDVNEATLRSCFITATPAKALFDLTTAIVTSTPGITKKYYPSLTDAQNGTNQIQNPTNYIAPNGVVFVRVTNANGCFRVAKITLVVLPPVYSSLLEDKIICMEDTTTLDAGPGFTAYKWNTGATTQSINNVTVGTYWVDLKTGECTARQTVKVYASEQPVISNIDISNNTVTINAAGGTAPYKYSIDNINWQDSNVFTNVARGNHTFYLKDAYDCDPIDVEVTVPNLINIITPNGDGVNDVLDYSALAYKPNFVFNIYDRYGAKMHQGNKTNGYKWDGAIGGKKVPTGNYWFDLSWNEPNSKQTPIKYSGWIVVKNRD